DNA from Peromyscus leucopus breed LL Stock chromosome 3, UCI_PerLeu_2.1, whole genome shotgun sequence:
TCTCGGGCAGTTAAACATAAAATTACTACATGACCCAACAATTACACTCCGGTATACAAACCCAAACTAATTAAAAGCAAGTACCCTAATGGGCAACCCCATTCgcaaaggcaaaggcagaaaCAATCAAATGCCCATTGTCAGATGATGTGATGCATACAGAGGAATATTGACTGCAGAATGAATGAAGTACTGGCGGATGTTAGTGTGGATGAACTGAAAACATACTAAGGAGAAATACCCTAGACACAAAAGCACAGAGTGCAGGGTCCCAGTTGTATGGAATCTCCCGAATAAACAAGCCCTTAGAGACAGAAAGCATACTAGTTACCAGAGGCGtctggatggagggaggaggagcttcATGGTGACTATTTCTTTCTGAGGGCATAGAAACAGGAATACAAAACAAGCAGCATGTGCATGAAGACAAGATACACTGTGCATCACTCTCAGTGGGAAAAGAACCCATTCAAACAGAAACAGCTAAGCAGTGTGCAGGTGGCCATGTGACAGGGCAGCTTGGAGATTTACATCCCCTCCTTGATGAGGAACTGGGGAGCCGAACCCATGAATAGCATGGGAAAACCTCACTGGGGAGGACCAGTTCGCAAAGGTGAGAAGACCAGCATCGGTAACGCTGCAGAAGCCAATGTCGAAGTCAGCATCCAGCCTGAGTCTGGAAAGAAAGGACAGAGCACAGATGAGGAAGGCTCTGGGTTGCAGCAGGCAGTGTGGGCATCGGGGAGAAGATCAAAGTGCGCTGGGCAAACACCAAGCAGGACCAGGGATCCGGCAAAGGAGTCTGGCTCCTGCCAAGGCTCCAGGATGCAAGATAAAAGGCAAACAGCTTTGCAGATCCCTGGCTTTCCTGTCCTTCCCCTTCACCTCCTGCCCTCAAGGCCACGGACAAAAATCCTAATGATGTTGCTCAGGTAGCCTTAACTGAACTGTAGCTGGAGGTTACAAAGAGGGCTGTTATATTCAGATTTTAATTGCCCTCTTTGTTCACACTGTCATTAAATAATTAATTCCATTGTTTGCCGTTGACTTAAACAAATATTTGCTCCATTCTATTAACAGACACTGCTAAAAACTCCTGGAGACACAAAGatggtgtcttagagtttctattactgAGATAaagcactgtgaccaaaagcaacttgggaaagaaggaGTTCATTTCgcttactcttccacatcacaatccaccactgaaggaagtcagggcaggaactcgatCAGGGtcagaacccagaggcaggagctgatgccgcGGAtgtggaggaggatggaggagttcTGCTTACTGTGCAGGTtttgctcagcatgctttcttattcCATCcaacctgcccaggagtggcactgcccacagtgggatggaCCCTCCCACAATCTCTAAGAAAGTGCTGCATGGGTTTGCCCCCAGGCCAGTcttatggggcattttctcaattgaggttcctcttcccaaatagctCTAGTGTgtgccacatttaaaaaaaaaaaaaaaaaaaaaaaaaaaaaaaaaaaaaaaaaagcaaaactaaccaggacacatGGGAAATACATCTTACACAAAatccatttattcatccattagCATATGGATTCCCAAATATCTCCTCTGGGGTAGGTATTGCTCTAAATATTTGATGTTGCATTTATACCAGAAAACAAAATTCCTGAATTTATAGAGTTGGCAGTCCAGTGACATAGGTATACAATTTAATGACCTGGTTACACAACCGTGCACACAAATAAAACTCAATGGAAACACACAACAAGAGTTGCAGGAGAACTATGTTTACACAGAAGATATTCGCTGGGAATGTGGGAAGGCTGGGGAAAGGAGACTATTCAAGTTTGGCTtgaagaaggcagagaaggaagaaatcgGTGTCTCCAGTCACAAACAAGGGCTAGCCAGGAAAGCCAGGGACAAACATGGGGAGGCGGAGGGTCAGATGTGCTTAGTGTATGCAATTAACTAGAAAGAGgctggagacaaaaaaaaatgtggtggctttcttttggaccaccaatcagctcccaaatcacgacacacagacttattattagttatgaacgCTCGGCTTTATGTTATACTTGTCCCattagcttttataacttaaattaacttgtttctcttcatctacattttgcctcagggctttttaccttcctttcattctgtgtatcccactttcctgcttcctccctggctggctggccgaTAGCTGCTTGACTGGAAGGACCTGGGATGTCACCCTCTCATTCTCCCCcattctctccattttctctcgttctcttgagcctagattcctcctactacttattctctctgcctgccagccctgcctattcctctactgcttagctattgaccattcagctttttattagaccaatcaggtgccttaggcaggcaaagcaacacatctttacaccatTAAGTAAATGCAGcattgtagcggtaacgcccgcattaccgatacctaTTTatcatgtctgagcgaagggctgcggattaaaaatagagacaagagacagcgggtcattagCCACGACTGAATGCAAATGCCGTtattgaaagaggaagaaaccttaaatacagctTACAACACAAATGAGATCCTGAGGCAGAAGTTGCTACCAATGTCTACATTCTAGACCAAtttctgcattcttgcatctaagttgtttacaccaaatacagatgcacctaagttgtttcaCCACAAGCAGATGTAGAACAAAGAACCTCGGTAAACTCTCCGATGATCTAAGCTGAAAGGACACGcaggaatctgaatagggaggacactggaaaaggtcagcaagcaaggctgcagccactcacagtcgggggccagggcccatggcgcccacacagcataaacaaattaacacatttttgcatagttaaacaaatgcagcataaacaaatgtaccacatcttTCAGTAATTAAACAAGTATTCCACAACAGGAAAAGGCTAGCAGCAACCAGATCATTCTGAGGACTAGAAGAGTTTAAGGCAACTCAGAGATCGTTTGCAAGTTCAAAAGGAGGTGCTTTCTAAACTTTATCTTGGCGAACATCATTGCTCAGTAAGAGCCCATGGTTGAAAGGATTGGCTACTCCTCCTGACACGTGGCTACTGGCCTTTGTAGGACTGAATGCAGCTAGATCATTATTTAGTCACCAGCTGAAATGCCAATATTTAACTGTCACTTAGTTAATAAACACTCTTATATTAATTTCACTTGCGTGAAGTATTTTATTGTGAAGACATCTTGTTCCATCAGTCAACAGCAACTCCAATCAGTTAGGGAGTAAAACCCCAGAAGGCGGTCTCACTGAACATTTGAGGAGAAAATTAAATGACTACCAGACCCCCCGGCTCTCCCATAACTGGAGCCCCTCTCAGAATGAATGCTGGAGAAGGTCAGGAGTTGCCGCCCCTGCATGGTATTCTGATGCCCCGAGGCCCTTTATCCACATCTCTTTATGGACTAAGGGTCTCTTTTCCCGTCTGGAGCCCTGTCTAGGTGTGCCCTAATGGATCTTTCCAGAATGGAACCTCATTTGGGATCATCTGCTGGGTCTCCCTTTAGGACACAGCAGCCTGTATTTAGTTTCTTTGCTCCTTGCACTGGACTTAGCATAATGGCGGGGAGGTAACTAGCTGCCTGTTGAATGGCTTCTGGTCCCCATTTTCAGGAAGAGAGACTCCAACAAAATTTGTTGTTCACATAGTAATTCTGAAAGCAGGAGACCTTGGGTGGTGGTACAGAAGTGGAACCGTTGCCCTCCCCCTTCTTTGGTtattccagacagggtttctctgtgtagctctggctgtcctggaactcactgtgtagaccagtctggcctcgaactcacagagattcacctctctctgctgcctgcctccATTGCCCTTTTTCAATCTGCAGCTTGATATTAATGAACTCCAAAGGGCAATGCAGTTGGAGAGAAATGCATATAGTTTGAGCCTTTGAAGTCCAGAGATTTGAGCTCACGTTTTAGCTATGCATTCAGAGATCTGGCTTAGTGCAGAGGCAGGAGTTGAACTTGGTTGGTACAGATTATCTGTCTTCGTTTGCAAAATGGCTAACAGTACTGTTGCTCCTAACCCGTGCAGATGGCAACAGGAAACGGAAATCGTGACTGTGGCAGTGATTTCTAAGTTCTATGGCACTTATAAACACATGGGATTCCATTTCCTTGCACTCTCCTTTAATCTATTTTAGTGACTCGGTGGTGACTGGTGTTTTAAAGTACCGAGAACACTAGAGTTAGGATTGTGGTGTTATCTCAGCACTGAGCCCAGCCCGGACTGCACCCACCGCCTGCCCCTCTGATCATGATGGTGCCTATGGTCATCTGTGAAATGCTCCTCTCCGAAGAAAGAAATGTCTGACTCGTTCTGGCCTTACGGAATTTGAATTTCATGCAGatgtctgggccaccacctgtcAGAGCTTGAGAGAATGTGATGCATGAAGACCCCTGATCGGTGTGACTGTGTGAAAGTCAGAGTGCCTCGTGTCTCAATAGTTCTGGGGCTGGCCAACAGggttttgacttttgtttttatggggAAAAGTACCCTGAAATGAAGACAAAAGACATAAAAGCCATGCAGAGGGACTGAACGTCAGAGAGTCCTTTGAGACCTGAGCTAAATCTGCCAGAGGGGGTGTTGAAGCGATGAACAGAGGCCAGCTTGGCGGAGAGAGAACAGTGCAGAACCAACAGTGTAGTCTAGGTTTGGATGACGGGATCAGACTGCTTGTCAAGTCAACCCAACCCTGCAGTTCAGTCTGTCTTTCGGGGTTTTATGAGGTTTCTTCTAAACTGCCCTCACTCTTAAGAAAAACTACTTTTCAGAAATCAAGAAGTAAAAGTGGTGAGCATCTTGGTTTGGTATCAGGAGCATTTTGTGGGGTCTGCTGCTGACAACTTCTTGCATAGTGGCTAAGGTCGCCAGTACGGCAGCCACAAAGACCTGTTCTTATCTGGTGTTTGCCTTGGAACCTGTAGGCTattgggagaaagaaaaacactcagcTGTAGTAAAGGGAACTGATAACTCTAATCACATAACTAGCTTTTCCCCTAATGGTTTCTGGGTCATGGATAACTACTCCCAAAGTCCCTTATCACAGTGAGACCTGGGAGATTGAGAGCTATATAAACCAGACTTAGGAAGTCAACGGGGCGTAGGGAAGCGTATTATGCATGCCGGCGCATAAAGCCCAAGAGAGACAACATGAAATGCCTCGTgagtacatttttaattttgcatgTGTCAAAACAGCCAAGGAggtcttctctcctctccagaaACTCTTCAAATTCATCCCAAAGAAGATTTTCAAACTCTGATTTGGCATGCAGAATCTGAGTGAACGGTGTTTTCTACCAGAATCAACAGCTAATTTCTTAAAAAGTCAGGACTCTTTCAGGGCTAGAGTCATGTTTCTGTTTTACAAATTGctggtgggaaaaaaaatgacagataaACGTGACGCCAACTGGAATGGTGTGTTTTTGttcctttagatttttttttgagacaaggtctcattctgtagtccaggctacctTGCAGTCCTTGTGACTAGCCTCACACttttgagtgctggcattaaaggcaggCATGACGCTCCGGCTTTCAATCGTCCAATAAGGCAGTCTTGCCCTCTGCAGCTCCCGAGTCTGTGGCAGACCTCATTGCTCTGCGGTGATAATGATATTGTAGAAGAGCCATTTCCTTGGCCTCTGAGGTGTCGCCTGCCTTTTATTATTGAACTTGAATGCAGACTTCACACAGGTGCACAGAGGAGGGAAGAACTGTCGTTTCCACTCCACACGGTGGGTGCACTTGAGCTGGGTGAGCCTCAAGTACATGATAAACTATGGCTAGCTTATCCTAGCCCCCAATTCTTTCATTGATGTTTGATGCAGAGAATTCCCTCAatgggcagggcagggcacacagagaaaatgaGCTACTCACATATTTTAAGGCCTAGACACATTCTAACATCATTTCCCCCACAAAATAGCGTGGAAATGGTGGTGAGTATCTTTTCTTCTCAGACAAGGTAAGAGAATCCAGAGGAATGGAAACCTGCAAGGAGTCAGTCTCCAGAGGGTTGGAGGGTAGGCAGGGGGTGGAGCAGGGCCAACTGTGAGCTTTGGGGTTTGGGGTgaggagctggagcagagggTGTGCCCAGCCACAGAAGTAGAGAGGATGGTTCCAAAAGAAAGAGTGGGCACCCGAGCTATTGTGGCCCGGGCTGGTCCTGCCCTGTGTGCTGGTCATAGTCTGTAAGGTTGGCTAAATCTACCCAGTGGAAGCCACACAGGAGGAATCCTTGAGTGACTGACAAAGCTTTGTCTCCTGAGCAGTGGGCACACCCTGTTGGAGCACGGTACACTGTGGTCTCCTGACACACTCAGGGCCCTCTAGGGGTGAGCGGAGGTGAGAGCTGTAGACCCTCATTAGAAAGATCTGTCCGCAAGGCAGATTCTGGAGTCTAAACTCATCTGAGGCTAAGGACAAAGCACATTGACCTTTGTTCCATTTCAGATCGCACCTTCCATCCTTGTGAGCATCTTTCTAGTTCCCTCTCTGGCCCTGATGGTGAGTATGGTGGAGAGGGCCCAGTCTGCAGGGTTCTCTTATAGCACAAACATTTCAAAGCTAACAGCCAAGGCTGGCATTCCCACAATCTCTCGTGGATTCCCCTTCATCCTACAGGGGATAAACAGGTAGGCACTTGGGGCCACTGACTTTTCCACTGTTGATTGGTCTTTTCTAGAACATCAGTGACAGCCATCCTCTGGATGGCTCTGTGGGGACCCAGACTATTCATATCGATGCCCTCCGATGTATGGTCAGCATCCAAGACACCAACGTTTTGAGTGAATGGAATGGAATCGTGAACTACAAGAATGTAAGCTGTGAAACACACTTATCACAATGCCAAAGGAGCACTTGTGTGGTCCAAATGGACCAGAGTGCTGTTGCATCTTCAGTGTCCTCCTCTGAGATTGGGTTGCTGTAGAAGTTATTTTGTCTGAATTCCATATTTAATGTGACTTCTAAAGGAATATTGCTGTGAACTACCCTCTCGTTCATGAGTAAGACCAATTAGGAAGATATATGATCAGGAAGAGAACCCCAGTGCCTTGGCAGAACTCTAATAATGTTCTGTGACCACAGAGATATTTTTCTGCTCCAACAGCTGCCTCTTCTTCCTTGTGGGACCCTGAGTCAACATCCACACTCTCACTCTGCCCTTTGCGACCCAGGTCCTCTTCACCCAGATGTCACATTCTTGCCATGTTCTCTTCCTCAAACACCTTCTCTCTCTTCACCTCCCCACTCTTATTTTCCCAGGGAGATTCCCGGAATCCTTCCAAGTCTACAGACTGATTACCTCTAAACCCTCGTAAAAATTTCCTCAAAGTGATATTCCACAGTAGGCCACTAGATGGCGCGAGGGAGGCAGAAATATTGCCAGAGGCTTGGTTTCTCGCAGCTGTGCCTGGGCCTCAGCCAGACCCAGCAGCATCAAACTGCAGCTCTGATTTAAGCCAGGAAAGAACAAATAATAGGCCACAAGGAAGGGGCATCCAGGACAGACCTAGCTCTAGAATCCAAGTGTCGTGACGCAGGCCTCGACTGCCCTGGGTTTTCAGAGAGCCCTTTCCAACTTACACAACATTCTcccaggcagtggggatctcatCCTGGCCAAGATGGACCTCCCCTCATCTCCATGACAACTCCATGGAAGAAAGGCCATTCCTCCTGccttacagataaagaaactgagtctcagGGAGGTCACTGAGGATCCTGAGAGCCGCTGAGTATCAGGCCAGGCCCTTAAGATCATCTGTATTGTATTACCAgtcaggcacacacacctttatgcTAGCATTGCAGAACATCCTAGGAGAGAAAGCCTTCACCATCAGGAGCAGAGGAGATGGTAACAGAGGGCCCAGTACACCATTGATACAGTGGAGCATGGGGCTCAGTACCACCCACTCCTGATGCTGCCCTGTGCTCTGGCATCTGGGATGCAGCATGCTGATACGTTCTGCATTGCAGTCACACTAGCAGGGTGTGGACACCTGAGGGAGCAAGGATGTGAGCTCTGAGACTGACTGAATGCCATGTTTCTGCCCTGTTGCTTTAAGGCCCTCCTGGCAGTTAAACTGTTTAGTAAGATGGCCTGTGTCCTGGCCAAGATGGACCTAGCAGTCTTCCCAAGTTTGGATGATATTACTCAGGCCCTGGGCCAACAGGTGAGTGAGTCCAGTTCTCTCTGATAGATATCTGCTACAGGCTTTTCCCACTTACAGCCAGTCTCCTGGCAATACCTCACTCACAGGAGCTTCATTCATATCTATTCCTCATGCCATGAAATCACACCATGTGCAAAGAACTCGAGGACATCAGTGGTCCACTGAAGGCAAGTCACAGTTGAATCAATGACCTCATTTAGATGCATTCCCAATGGGTTCAAGTTATGCTAGAGAAGACAAGTGGTTGGATAAAAACATTACAGTGATTTTATGTCCCCTGCTTCCTATCTTTCCTgacctaccacacacacacacacacacacacacacacacacacacacacatacacacacacacacacatccatacacaccattatcattatcatcaccatcatctttaATTGCAATTAATCCCAAGGCTGCTGAAATTCTTGCCTGCCCTCTCAAGTGAGACAGGAACTGTTAATAGGAGTAAGTTAAAAACTGTGAAGAAATCCTTGGCAACTCATGGAATCTGTTCAAACTTTGCTTAAATATCAACACATTTGGACAGCACTCAGGACTGAGGGTAGTCAGACCAActccaggaaataaataaaagtgtgctaaagcaatgctatttttaaaagaagttggggtgaagacatggctcagaggttcccAACATTTGCTACTCTCACAGAGAAACCAGGTTTGGTCCCCACtccccacaaggtggctcacatcaatctgtaactttagttaaacactcatacacataaaattaaaatatataaatctttaaaagagaaattgaatGTGTCCCGTTCATCTAATTTGACAAAATACAAATGCAACAAATGTTTTAAACTACTCTGTGTTATCGTTCTGGTTCAGAAAGCACCTAAGGCTGATAGGAAACGCCACTGGGACACATAGATTTTGCCAGAGTCGCTTTCGCCCTCTTGTGGCCTGATAAAATATTGCATCTAGAGACACCTGGAAAGCAAGTCTGGGTTCGCAGAGGGCACTGTTAACTGAATCCCACGCACCTTCACAACTTGCCTGTGGACCCCTTCTTGGATATGTTATATCTGAGACACTCCCTCTTCCAGGCTTCCGGTCACTACCCACCCACCCGAGGACTGACCTACACGGTTTTACACAGTCGAGTCAAAAACTTGGCGCAATACGGAGTGCCTGTCAAGGACCTGTGCAGAGCGGTCCCCACCTACTTTGCCCAACAGCAAAAAGAAGGTGtgttcaaaaagtaaaaagaggaggTGCGTACATCGAAAGGTGCAGGAGGAGTCTCAGGACCTATCAGCAAGCTGTAACGACAGCCGATCCCATTGCTTCTCCAGTGAAAGAAAGTCGGCGTGGTCTGGGATGCATTTCCCCTGCGGGAACAGGGAATTCCTTACGGGGCTCATGGGGAAGGGAAATAGCCATAGCCTCATCAGAAGGCCAAAGCCAGTCATCTCCTCAGGGATTTGATGGCTAATGGACATCCTGCCCTGACTCATGCCCACCATAGGGGAAGACCTATGACTTTGGAGTCCTTGGTACCTGAAACCTAATGGTTAGAGATGAC
Protein-coding regions in this window:
- the LOC114681850 gene encoding gastrokine-3-like, with protein sequence MNSMGKPHWGGPVRKGEKTSIGNAAEANVEVSIQPESGKKGQSTDEEGSGLQQAVWASGRRSKKSTGRREAYYACRRIKPKRDNMKCLIAPSILVSIFLVPSLALMNISDSHPLDGSVGTQTIHIDALRCMVSIQDTNVLSEWNGIVNYKNALLAVKLFSKMACVLAKMDLAVFPSLDDITQALGQQASGHYPPTRGLTYTVLHSRVKNLAQYGVPVKDLCRAVPTYFAQQQKEGTALAMDPDSCSELQFMSFMGLSICGEIPGL